In Syntrophotaleaceae bacterium, a genomic segment contains:
- a CDS encoding EAL domain-containing protein, producing MTESSDKEKEPRARKSQDICGEKGCLFQVSFEQAEVGLAHIGREGRWVRVNGKLCQILGYERDELLRKSLQDLAHPEDGDDDRTGPEERLLRKDGSTIWVSIRMVPVQVTADIPELFIAVIEDITERKLAEQQIQCNESRLRSIVRILHFRSETIQEFLNHALDEAISLTESRIGYIYFYDEERQQFILNAWSREVMHQCTITDPQTCYELKDTGIWGEAVRQRKPIILNDYQAHHPLKKGYPEGHAPLKSFLTLPVFKEDRIVAVVGVANKESAYDQTDVLQLTLLMDSVWRFVDIKRGEKALRESEERFRSIFEDASAGMIVIDPEDNLLNVNPCFCSYLDYAEADLVGGNYRNLVHPLDRPQIDRCYEDVREGHRKVCHYEARLLRKNGGERWFFISVTWLADEQDRPRYAVALLQDITELKSSQHALEKEREFLQTVIDGVADPIRVIDADRQVLLMNRSAQNLLSGNSGSGALPLQGESFADVDPPEILETIRRTGQNQTFVRKGIDGSGEEKIFELQASPFRDEKGRVLGIIETARDITEHLNVQNQLRENQKHLKYLAYHDPLTNLPNRLQLQEHLRKALSAARRAGKKVAFLLFDLDRFKNINDSLGHQAGDHVLREIGERLQRWIRNYDTVARLGGDEFGIILNQIDDENHVAAIVQKLLGVVSQPIRLKNGDFTLTASFGISVFPTDTENEESLLKFADAAMYRAKARGRNNFQFYTSDMNARTHEFLIMETALRKAVENQEFFLEFQPLVDLENRTVVCLEALLRWHHPVQGPLSPGDFIPLAEDTGLIVPIGDWVLSTACSQAVFWQSQGMPPIRISVNISGRQFREPDFAEKVERILLQSGLDPRWLELEITESVAMENVEKTILKLSDLKAKGVSLSVDDFGTGYSSLSYLKLFPIHKLKIDRSFVRDITSDPNDAAIASAVIALAHSMGLQVVGEGIETEEQLAFLKEKGCDFGQGYLFSRPLAAGKMSKEHFSAPID from the coding sequence ATGACCGAATCCTCAGATAAAGAGAAAGAGCCCCGCGCGCGAAAGAGCCAGGACATCTGCGGTGAAAAAGGCTGTCTGTTTCAAGTGTCCTTTGAGCAAGCGGAGGTGGGGCTGGCGCATATCGGAAGGGAAGGGCGATGGGTTCGCGTCAATGGAAAGTTGTGTCAAATTCTTGGCTACGAACGGGATGAACTTTTGCGCAAGTCCCTGCAGGACCTCGCTCACCCCGAGGATGGGGACGATGATAGGACCGGTCCGGAAGAACGTCTTCTGCGCAAGGACGGATCGACGATCTGGGTCAGTATCAGGATGGTTCCGGTACAGGTTACGGCCGACATCCCGGAGCTTTTCATCGCCGTAATCGAGGATATCACCGAACGCAAACTGGCCGAACAGCAGATCCAGTGCAATGAATCCCGTCTGCGCAGCATCGTCAGAATTCTTCATTTCCGCAGCGAGACCATTCAGGAGTTCCTCAACCACGCGCTTGATGAAGCCATCAGCCTGACGGAGAGCAGGATCGGCTACATCTATTTTTACGATGAGGAGCGTCAGCAGTTCATTCTCAACGCCTGGTCCCGGGAGGTCATGCACCAATGCACCATCACCGATCCCCAGACCTGCTATGAACTTAAGGATACCGGGATCTGGGGGGAAGCGGTGCGCCAGCGAAAGCCGATCATCCTCAACGATTACCAGGCCCATCACCCGCTCAAGAAAGGGTATCCCGAGGGACATGCCCCGCTGAAGTCCTTCCTGACCCTGCCGGTTTTCAAGGAAGACCGGATCGTGGCCGTTGTCGGAGTGGCCAACAAGGAATCCGCCTATGATCAGACCGATGTGCTGCAGCTCACCCTGCTGATGGATTCCGTCTGGCGGTTCGTCGACATCAAGCGGGGGGAAAAAGCCCTCCGGGAGAGCGAGGAGCGGTTTCGGTCAATTTTTGAAGATGCATCCGCCGGGATGATCGTCATTGACCCCGAGGACAATCTGCTCAATGTCAATCCCTGCTTTTGCAGCTACCTGGATTACGCCGAGGCGGACCTGGTCGGCGGCAATTACCGAAACCTCGTCCATCCCCTTGATCGGCCCCAGATCGATCGGTGCTATGAAGATGTTCGGGAGGGGCATCGCAAGGTCTGCCATTACGAAGCCCGACTGTTGCGGAAAAACGGTGGGGAGCGATGGTTTTTCATTTCTGTCACCTGGCTTGCCGACGAGCAGGATCGGCCCAGGTATGCGGTGGCGCTGCTGCAGGATATCACCGAACTGAAAAGCTCCCAGCACGCCCTGGAAAAAGAACGGGAGTTCCTGCAGACGGTCATTGACGGGGTGGCTGACCCCATACGGGTCATTGATGCCGACCGCCAGGTTCTGCTGATGAACCGGTCAGCCCAAAACCTTCTGTCCGGGAATTCAGGCTCCGGAGCCTTGCCTCTCCAGGGTGAATCCTTCGCCGACGTCGATCCTCCCGAAATACTGGAGACTATCCGCCGGACCGGACAAAACCAGACTTTTGTCCGCAAGGGGATCGACGGCAGCGGCGAGGAGAAGATTTTCGAACTGCAGGCTTCGCCCTTCAGGGATGAAAAAGGTCGAGTGCTTGGCATCATCGAGACCGCCCGGGATATCACCGAACATCTGAATGTGCAGAACCAGCTGCGAGAGAACCAGAAGCATCTGAAATACCTGGCCTATCATGACCCCCTTACCAACCTGCCCAACCGGCTGCAACTGCAGGAGCATCTCAGGAAGGCGCTGTCGGCAGCCCGGCGGGCTGGAAAAAAGGTCGCCTTCCTGCTGTTTGATCTCGACCGCTTTAAAAACATCAACGATTCTCTGGGACATCAGGCCGGGGACCACGTGCTGCGGGAGATCGGCGAACGTCTGCAGCGGTGGATCCGCAACTATGATACCGTGGCCCGCCTGGGCGGCGACGAATTCGGCATCATTCTGAACCAGATCGACGATGAAAACCATGTCGCCGCCATTGTCCAGAAGCTGCTGGGGGTTGTCAGTCAGCCTATTCGCCTGAAAAACGGCGATTTTACCCTGACTGCCAGTTTCGGCATCAGTGTTTTCCCGACCGATACCGAAAACGAGGAGAGCCTGCTGAAGTTTGCGGATGCGGCGATGTACCGGGCCAAGGCCAGGGGAAGGAACAATTTTCAGTTCTATACCTCGGATATGAACGCCCGCACACACGAGTTTCTGATCATGGAGACCGCTCTCAGAAAAGCCGTTGAAAACCAGGAATTTTTCCTTGAATTTCAACCCCTGGTCGATCTTGAGAACCGGACCGTTGTCTGCCTCGAAGCCCTCTTGCGCTGGCATCATCCCGTCCAGGGCCCCTTGTCCCCCGGTGATTTCATCCCCCTGGCGGAAGACACCGGCCTGATCGTACCGATCGGAGACTGGGTCCTGTCCACCGCCTGCAGCCAGGCCGTATTCTGGCAGAGCCAGGGTATGCCCCCGATCCGGATTTCGGTCAATATCTCAGGTCGACAGTTCCGGGAGCCCGATTTCGCCGAAAAGGTGGAGCGTATCCTTCTACAGAGCGGCCTCGATCCCCGTTGGCTGGAGCTGGAGATCACCGAAAGCGTGGCCATGGAAAACGTGGAGAAAACGATCCTGAAACTGAGCGACCTCAAGGCGAAGGGTGTCTCCCTCTCCGTCGACGACTTCGGCACCGGCTATTCTTCCCTGAGCTATCTCAAGCTGTTCCCGATTCACAAACTCAAGATCGATCGGTCTTTCGTCCGGGATATCACCAGCGATCCAAATGATGCGGCCATAGCTTCCGCCGTCATCGCCCTGGCTCATAGCATGGGGCTGCAGGTCGTGGGGGAGGGGATCGAGACGGAGGAACAGTTGGCGTTTCTGAAGGAAAAGGGGTGTGATTTCGGGCAGGGGTATCTTTTCAGCAGACCGCTGGCAGCGGGGAAAATGTCCAAAGAGCATTTTTCTGCTCCGATTGATTAA